A window of the Streptomyces finlayi genome harbors these coding sequences:
- a CDS encoding helix-turn-helix domain-containing protein, producing the protein MNPPDGGAAGELPGVAPRLRDLRRGRGLTLETAAQRAGLSPAHLSRLETGRRQPSLPMLLGLARVYGTTVSELLGEAPAQRDAIVRGGPFTGAEADGWMYRRAGGSGRAMQALRVQVPYGTQGDLVRVHPGEEWLYVLEGRLRVVLGESEHDLEAGDSAHFDSLTPHRIAAADRGGAELLFLHTLLQSPVAELCLGSGPHHR; encoded by the coding sequence ATGAATCCTCCTGACGGAGGGGCGGCCGGCGAACTCCCCGGGGTCGCTCCGCGCCTGCGCGACCTGCGCCGCGGCCGTGGCCTCACCCTGGAGACCGCCGCCCAGCGGGCCGGGCTCTCGCCCGCCCATCTCTCCCGGCTCGAAACCGGCCGCAGGCAGCCCTCGCTGCCCATGCTGCTGGGACTCGCCCGCGTCTACGGTACGACGGTTTCCGAGCTCCTCGGCGAGGCGCCGGCCCAACGTGACGCGATCGTCCGCGGCGGCCCGTTCACCGGCGCCGAGGCGGACGGCTGGATGTACCGCCGGGCCGGTGGCTCCGGCCGGGCCATGCAGGCGCTCCGCGTCCAGGTGCCGTACGGCACACAGGGCGATCTGGTGCGCGTCCACCCCGGCGAGGAATGGCTGTACGTCCTGGAAGGGCGGCTGCGGGTCGTCCTCGGCGAATCCGAGCACGACCTGGAAGCCGGTGACAGCGCGCACTTCGATTCGCTGACCCCGCACCGGATCGCCGCCGCCGACCGCGGCGGCGCCGAGCTGCTCTTCCTCCATACCCTGCTGCAGAGCCCGGTCGCCGAGCTCTGCCTGGGCAGCGGACCACACCACCGCTGA
- a CDS encoding aspartate aminotransferase family protein, with translation MKDDAPEGFDLTRLLAERGGERYELHTRHLNHQLPRMLRTIGFDKVYERAEGAYFWDAEGNDYLDMLAGFGVMGLGRHHPVVRKALHDVLDASLADLTRFDCQPLPGLLAEKLLAHSPHLDRVFFGNSGTEAVETALKFARYATGKPRVLYCTHAFHGLTTGSLSVNGEAGFRDGFAPLLPDTAIGLGDLDALRRELKRGDVAGLVVEPVQGKGVHASPPGFLRAAQELLHRHKALLIVDEVQTGLGRTGDFYAYQHEEGVEPDLVCVAKALSGGYVPVGATLGKDWIFKRVYSSMDRVLVHSASFGSNAQAMAAGLAVLAVMEDEETVANARRTGDALRERLAALVGRYELLHEVRGRGLMIGIEFGRPSSLKLRSRWTMLQAARKGLFAQMVVVPLLQKHRILTQVSGDHLEVIKLIPPLVIGEPEVERFVSAFTAVMDDAHSGGGLMWDFGRTLVKQAVAHR, from the coding sequence ATGAAGGACGACGCGCCCGAGGGCTTCGATCTGACCCGGCTCCTCGCCGAACGCGGCGGCGAGCGCTACGAGCTGCACACCAGGCACCTCAACCACCAGCTGCCGCGGATGCTCCGCACCATCGGCTTCGACAAGGTCTACGAACGGGCCGAGGGCGCGTACTTCTGGGACGCGGAAGGCAACGACTACCTCGACATGCTCGCCGGATTCGGGGTGATGGGGCTCGGCAGGCACCACCCCGTCGTGCGCAAGGCGCTGCACGACGTCCTGGACGCCTCACTGGCCGACCTCACCCGCTTCGACTGCCAGCCACTGCCCGGTCTGCTCGCCGAGAAGCTGCTCGCCCACAGCCCGCATCTGGACCGGGTGTTCTTCGGCAACAGCGGTACGGAGGCCGTCGAGACGGCCCTCAAGTTCGCCCGGTACGCCACCGGGAAGCCCAGGGTCCTGTACTGCACGCACGCGTTCCACGGTCTGACCACCGGTTCCCTCTCGGTCAACGGGGAGGCGGGCTTCCGGGACGGCTTCGCCCCGCTGCTGCCGGACACCGCGATCGGGCTCGGGGATCTGGACGCACTGCGGCGCGAACTGAAGCGCGGCGACGTGGCAGGGCTCGTCGTCGAGCCCGTCCAGGGCAAGGGCGTGCACGCCTCACCCCCCGGCTTCCTGCGCGCCGCACAGGAGCTGCTGCACCGGCACAAGGCGCTGCTCATCGTGGACGAGGTGCAGACGGGCCTCGGCAGGACCGGGGACTTCTACGCGTACCAGCACGAGGAAGGCGTCGAACCCGACCTCGTCTGTGTCGCCAAGGCGCTCTCCGGCGGCTATGTGCCCGTCGGGGCGACCCTCGGCAAGGACTGGATCTTCAAGCGGGTCTACTCCTCCATGGACCGCGTGCTCGTCCACTCGGCGAGCTTCGGCTCCAACGCACAGGCCATGGCGGCCGGGCTCGCCGTCCTCGCGGTGATGGAGGACGAGGAGACGGTGGCGAACGCCCGTCGCACGGGCGATGCGCTCCGTGAGCGGCTGGCCGCGCTCGTCGGCCGCTACGAGCTGCTGCACGAGGTGCGCGGACGCGGACTGATGATCGGCATCGAGTTCGGACGGCCGTCCTCACTGAAACTGCGCAGCCGCTGGACCATGCTGCAGGCGGCCCGCAAGGGACTCTTCGCGCAGATGGTCGTGGTGCCCCTGCTGCAGAAGCACCGGATCCTCACCCAGGTGTCCGGAGACCACCTCGAAGTGATCAAGCTGATCCCGCCGCTGGTCATCGGTGAGCCGGAGGTGGAGCGGTTCGTGAGCGCCTTCACGGCGGTGATGGACGACGCGCACAGCGGGGGCGGGCTGATGTGGGACTTCGGCAGAACCCTGGTGAAGCAGGCCGTCGCCCACCGTTGA
- the dxs gene encoding 1-deoxy-D-xylulose-5-phosphate synthase produces MTLLETIKGPQDLKALSGPELDELAAEIRAFLVGAVSRTGGHLGPNLGVVELTVALHRVFDSPVDRILWDTGHQSYVHKLLTGRQDFAKLRGKGGLSGYPSREESEHDVIENSHASTVLGWADGLAKANEVLGRPHHVVAVIGDGALTGGMAWEALNNIAAAGDRPLIIVVNDNERSYAPTIGGMADHLATLRTTDGYERFLAWGKEFLQQTPVIGPPLYGSLHGAKKGFKDTFAPQGMFEDLGLKYVGPVDGHDTAAVESALRRAKRFHGPVLVHCITEKGRGYPPALCDDTDRFHTVGVMDPLTCEPLVVPAGPSWTSVFGDEIAAIGAERPDVVAITAAMLHPVGLTRFAEAFPGRVWDVGIAEQHAAVSAAGLATGGLHPVVAVYATFLNRAFDQLLMDVALHRCGVTFVLDRAGVTGTDGPSHNGMWDMSVLQVVPGLRIAAPRDAGQLRAQLREAVDVDDAPTVLRFPKERVGEPVPAIGRIGGMDVLHRAEAPEVLLVAVGALAQVCLRTADLLAGAGIRCTVVDPRWVKPVDERLAPLAAGHRLVAVVEDNSRSGGVGWAVGLAMRDAGIDVPLRTFGIPEQFLAHAERGEVLADIGLTPVEIAGQISAFFAARPAKARRPAPKESGV; encoded by the coding sequence GTGACGCTTCTGGAAACCATCAAGGGGCCACAGGATCTCAAGGCACTGAGCGGACCCGAACTCGACGAACTCGCCGCCGAGATCAGGGCGTTCCTGGTCGGCGCGGTGTCCAGGACTGGTGGCCACCTCGGACCCAACCTCGGAGTGGTGGAGCTCACCGTCGCCCTGCACCGGGTCTTCGACTCACCGGTGGACCGCATCCTGTGGGACACCGGGCACCAGAGTTACGTGCACAAGCTCCTCACCGGGCGCCAGGACTTCGCCAAGCTGCGCGGAAAAGGCGGTCTGTCCGGCTACCCGTCCCGCGAGGAGTCCGAGCACGACGTCATCGAGAACTCCCACGCCTCCACCGTCCTCGGCTGGGCCGACGGTCTGGCCAAGGCCAACGAGGTGCTGGGGCGGCCTCACCATGTCGTCGCGGTCATCGGCGACGGCGCACTCACCGGCGGAATGGCCTGGGAGGCGCTGAACAACATCGCGGCCGCCGGGGACCGCCCGCTGATCATCGTGGTGAACGACAACGAGCGCTCGTACGCCCCGACCATCGGCGGGATGGCGGACCACCTCGCCACCCTCCGTACGACCGACGGCTACGAGCGCTTCCTGGCCTGGGGCAAGGAGTTCCTCCAGCAGACCCCCGTCATCGGGCCACCGCTCTACGGTTCACTGCACGGCGCCAAGAAGGGGTTCAAGGACACCTTCGCCCCGCAGGGCATGTTCGAGGACCTGGGCCTGAAGTACGTCGGCCCGGTCGACGGACACGACACCGCCGCCGTCGAGTCCGCGCTGCGGCGCGCGAAGCGTTTCCACGGGCCGGTGCTCGTGCACTGCATCACCGAGAAGGGGCGGGGCTACCCGCCCGCGCTCTGTGACGACACCGACCGCTTCCACACCGTCGGCGTGATGGACCCGCTCACCTGCGAACCGCTCGTCGTCCCCGCCGGCCCTTCCTGGACCTCCGTCTTCGGTGACGAGATCGCGGCGATCGGGGCCGAGCGGCCCGATGTCGTCGCCATCACCGCGGCCATGCTGCACCCCGTCGGACTCACCAGGTTCGCCGAGGCCTTCCCCGGCCGCGTCTGGGACGTGGGGATCGCCGAGCAGCACGCGGCCGTCTCGGCTGCGGGCCTGGCCACCGGCGGGCTCCACCCGGTCGTCGCCGTCTACGCGACCTTCCTCAACCGGGCCTTCGACCAGCTGCTGATGGACGTCGCCCTGCACCGGTGCGGTGTGACCTTCGTCCTCGACCGGGCAGGAGTCACCGGGACCGACGGCCCCTCCCACAACGGCATGTGGGACATGTCGGTGCTCCAGGTGGTCCCAGGGCTGCGGATCGCCGCCCCGCGCGACGCCGGCCAGCTCCGCGCGCAACTGCGCGAAGCCGTCGACGTGGACGACGCACCGACCGTGCTGAGGTTTCCCAAGGAGCGCGTGGGCGAGCCGGTCCCGGCCATCGGGAGGATCGGCGGCATGGACGTCCTGCACCGCGCCGAGGCCCCCGAGGTCCTGCTCGTCGCGGTCGGTGCGCTCGCCCAGGTCTGTCTCCGGACCGCCGACCTGCTCGCCGGAGCCGGCATCCGCTGCACGGTGGTCGACCCGCGCTGGGTGAAGCCGGTGGACGAGCGGCTCGCACCGCTCGCCGCGGGCCACCGGTTGGTGGCCGTGGTGGAGGACAACAGCCGCAGCGGCGGCGTCGGCTGGGCCGTCGGGCTGGCGATGCGCGACGCCGGGATCGACGTACCGCTGCGGACGTTCGGCATTCCGGAGCAGTTCCTCGCCCATGCCGAACGTGGCGAGGTGCTCGCCGACATCGGGCTCACCCCGGTGGAGATCGCCGGACAGATCAGTGCCTTCTTCGCCGCACGGCCGGCGAAGGCGCGGCGGCCGGCACCGAAGGAGAGCGGGGTATGA
- the hpnH gene encoding adenosyl-hopene transferase HpnH, producing MAMPLRQSIKVATYLIEQKLRKRDKFPLIVELEPLFACNLACEGCGKIQHPAGVLKQRMPVAQAVGAVLESGAPMVSIAGGEPLMHPQIDEIVRQLVAKKKYVFLCTNAMLMRKKLDKFTPSPYFAFAVHIDGLRERHDESVAKEGVFDEAVAAMKEAKRRGFRVTTNSTFFNTDTPQTIIEVLNYLNDDLKVDEMMISPAYAYEKAPDQEHFLGVEQTRELFKKAFAGGNRARWRLNHSPLFLDFLEGKADFPCTAWAIPNYSLFGWQRPCYLMSDGYVPTYRELVDETDWDKYGRGKDPRCANCMAHCGYEPTAVLATMGSLKESLRAARETIGGNR from the coding sequence ATGGCCATGCCGCTCCGTCAGTCCATCAAGGTTGCGACGTATCTCATCGAACAAAAGCTCCGCAAACGGGACAAGTTCCCGCTGATCGTCGAGCTGGAGCCCCTGTTCGCCTGCAATCTGGCGTGCGAGGGCTGCGGAAAGATCCAGCATCCGGCCGGCGTGCTCAAACAGCGCATGCCGGTGGCCCAGGCCGTCGGCGCAGTGCTCGAATCCGGCGCACCGATGGTGTCCATCGCCGGCGGCGAGCCTCTGATGCACCCTCAGATCGATGAGATCGTGCGGCAGTTGGTGGCGAAGAAGAAGTACGTCTTCCTCTGCACCAACGCGATGCTGATGCGCAAGAAGCTCGACAAGTTCACCCCCTCACCGTACTTCGCCTTCGCCGTGCACATCGACGGACTGCGCGAGCGGCATGACGAGTCCGTTGCCAAGGAAGGCGTCTTCGACGAGGCGGTGGCGGCCATGAAGGAAGCGAAGCGCCGCGGCTTCCGGGTCACCACCAACTCGACCTTCTTCAACACCGACACCCCGCAGACCATCATCGAGGTCCTCAACTACCTCAATGACGACCTCAAGGTCGACGAGATGATGATCTCGCCCGCCTACGCCTACGAGAAGGCCCCCGACCAGGAGCACTTCCTCGGGGTCGAACAGACCCGGGAGCTGTTCAAGAAGGCGTTCGCGGGCGGCAACCGGGCCCGCTGGCGCCTCAACCACTCGCCGCTCTTCCTGGACTTCCTGGAGGGCAAGGCCGACTTCCCGTGCACGGCGTGGGCGATCCCGAACTACTCGCTCTTCGGCTGGCAGCGCCCCTGCTATCTGATGAGCGACGGGTACGTGCCGACGTACCGGGAACTCGTCGACGAGACCGACTGGGACAAGTACGGACGGGGCAAGGACCCGCGCTGCGCCAACTGCATGGCGCACTGCGGTTACGAGCCCACTGCCGTCCTCGCCACCATGGGATCGCTGAAGGAGTCCCTGCGCGCCGCACGGGAGACCATCGGCGGCAACAGGTGA
- a CDS encoding phosphorylase family protein, with product MGHTKEPAGPTHPLLIACALSIEHLALRSGRGGGACGPVTVIRTGMGPRAAEAAVGRALGRERDAGAAVIAAGFCAGLAPGMHPGDLVVAEETRDAGGSTVCAGTDVLVDALARSLPGRTVHTGPLTGSDHVVRGPERAELRSTGAIAVDMESAATLRTARREGPRPVAAVRVVVDAPEHELVRIGTVRGGISAFRVLRAVLPAFHEWHRSLLLPRR from the coding sequence ATGGGCCATACGAAGGAGCCGGCGGGCCCCACGCACCCGCTCCTGATCGCCTGCGCGCTCTCCATCGAGCACCTCGCCCTGCGCAGCGGCAGGGGCGGCGGGGCCTGTGGCCCCGTGACGGTGATCAGGACCGGGATGGGCCCCAGGGCGGCCGAGGCGGCCGTGGGGCGCGCGCTGGGCCGGGAACGGGACGCCGGGGCCGCGGTCATCGCCGCGGGCTTCTGTGCCGGCCTGGCACCCGGTATGCATCCCGGTGACCTGGTGGTGGCCGAGGAGACCCGGGACGCCGGTGGCAGCACGGTCTGTGCCGGTACGGACGTCCTCGTCGACGCCCTGGCCAGGTCGCTGCCCGGCCGCACCGTCCACACCGGCCCGCTGACCGGGTCCGACCATGTCGTACGCGGACCCGAGCGGGCCGAGTTGAGGTCCACCGGAGCCATCGCGGTGGACATGGAGTCCGCCGCCACGCTGCGTACCGCCCGGCGCGAAGGTCCGCGTCCGGTTGCGGCCGTACGGGTGGTCGTGGACGCTCCGGAGCACGAGCTCGTCCGCATCGGCACGGTTCGCGGTGGAATATCGGCCTTCCGTGTTCTTCGTGCTGTCCTGCCGGCTTTCCATGAATGGCACCGATCTTTGCTGCTCCCCAGGAGGTGA
- the shc gene encoding squalene--hopene cyclase, which produces MTATTDGSTGAANLRAASASHPTDTTIAADDVLTAARRAAERSVEHLLGRQDEQGWWKGDLATNVTMDAEDLLLRQFLGIQDPATIEATARFIRGEQLGDGTWATFYEGPGDLSATIEAYVALRLAGDRPDDPHMARAAGWVREQGGIAGARVFTRIWLALFGWWKWDDLPELPPELMFFPKWVPLNIYDFGCWARQTIVPLTIVSAKRPVRPAPFALDELHTDPSSPNPPKPAAPRASWDGIFQQLDKVMHLYHKVAPRKLRRVAMNAAARWIIERQENDGCWGGIQPPAVYSVIALHLLGYDLDHPVMRAGLASLDRFSVWREDGARMIEACQSPVWDTCLATIALADAGLSPDHPALVKAADWMLGEEIVRPGDWSVRKPELAPGGWAFEFHNDNYPDIDDTAEVVLALRRVRHPDAARIEAAIERGVRWNLGMQSRNGAWGAFDADNTSPFPNRLPFCDFGEVIDPPSADVTGHVVEMLAVEGRAHHPGTRRGIEWLLAEQEAGGAWFGRWGVNYIYGTGSVVPALIAAGIPASHPSVRRAVSWLESVQNDDGGWGEDLRSYQEEKWIGHGPSTASQTAWALLALLAAGERDGRAVERGVTWLAATQQADGSWDEPYFTGTGFPWDFSINYHLYRQVFPLTALGRYVYGDPFADRAPVRKGA; this is translated from the coding sequence ATGACAGCGACGACCGACGGAAGCACCGGAGCCGCGAACCTCCGCGCAGCCTCGGCCAGCCATCCGACCGACACAACCATCGCCGCGGACGACGTACTCACCGCCGCGCGGCGGGCCGCGGAACGCTCGGTGGAGCATCTCCTCGGCAGGCAGGACGAGCAGGGCTGGTGGAAGGGTGACCTCGCCACCAATGTGACCATGGACGCCGAGGACCTGCTGCTGCGGCAGTTCCTCGGGATCCAGGACCCCGCCACGATCGAGGCCACCGCCCGCTTCATCCGGGGCGAACAGCTCGGCGACGGAACCTGGGCGACCTTCTACGAGGGACCCGGCGACCTGTCCGCCACCATCGAAGCGTACGTGGCACTGCGGCTGGCCGGAGACCGGCCGGACGACCCGCACATGGCCAGGGCGGCCGGCTGGGTCCGGGAACAGGGAGGCATCGCTGGTGCGAGGGTCTTCACCCGCATCTGGCTCGCCCTCTTCGGCTGGTGGAAGTGGGACGATCTGCCGGAGCTGCCACCGGAGTTGATGTTCTTCCCCAAGTGGGTACCGCTCAACATCTACGACTTCGGCTGCTGGGCCCGGCAGACCATCGTGCCGCTCACCATCGTATCGGCCAAGCGGCCGGTGCGGCCCGCCCCCTTCGCCCTGGACGAGCTGCACACCGACCCCAGCAGCCCGAACCCGCCCAAGCCCGCTGCTCCGAGGGCGAGTTGGGACGGGATCTTCCAGCAGCTCGACAAGGTGATGCACCTGTACCACAAGGTCGCCCCGCGCAAGCTGCGGCGCGTCGCCATGAACGCGGCGGCCCGGTGGATCATCGAACGCCAGGAGAACGACGGCTGCTGGGGCGGCATCCAGCCGCCCGCCGTGTACTCGGTGATCGCGCTGCACCTGCTCGGATACGACCTCGACCACCCGGTCATGCGGGCCGGACTCGCCTCGCTCGACCGGTTCAGCGTCTGGCGCGAGGACGGCGCGCGCATGATCGAGGCGTGCCAGTCCCCCGTCTGGGACACCTGCCTCGCGACCATCGCGCTCGCCGACGCCGGGCTCAGCCCCGACCATCCCGCCCTGGTCAAGGCCGCCGACTGGATGCTCGGCGAGGAGATCGTCCGGCCCGGCGACTGGTCGGTACGCAAGCCCGAACTAGCCCCGGGTGGATGGGCGTTCGAGTTCCACAACGACAACTACCCGGACATCGACGACACTGCCGAGGTCGTCCTCGCGCTGCGCCGGGTCCGCCACCCCGACGCCGCGCGCATCGAAGCCGCCATCGAGCGGGGCGTGCGCTGGAATCTGGGCATGCAGTCCCGCAACGGGGCCTGGGGTGCCTTCGACGCGGACAACACCAGCCCGTTCCCCAACCGGCTGCCGTTCTGCGACTTCGGTGAGGTCATCGACCCGCCGTCGGCCGACGTCACCGGGCACGTCGTGGAGATGCTGGCGGTCGAAGGCAGGGCCCACCATCCGGGCACCCGGCGGGGAATCGAGTGGCTGCTCGCCGAACAGGAGGCGGGTGGGGCGTGGTTCGGGCGCTGGGGCGTCAACTACATCTACGGAACCGGGTCCGTGGTGCCCGCGCTGATCGCCGCCGGGATCCCCGCCTCGCACCCCTCGGTCCGCCGGGCCGTGAGCTGGCTGGAGTCCGTCCAGAACGACGACGGCGGATGGGGCGAGGATCTGCGCTCCTACCAGGAGGAGAAGTGGATCGGGCACGGCCCGTCCACCGCCTCTCAGACGGCCTGGGCACTCCTCGCGCTCCTCGCCGCCGGAGAGCGTGACGGCAGAGCGGTGGAGCGGGGCGTGACCTGGCTGGCGGCGACCCAGCAGGCGGACGGTTCCTGGGACGAGCCCTACTTCACCGGGACCGGGTTCCCGTGGGACTTCTCCATCAACTATCACCTCTACCGGCAGGTCTTCCCGCTCACCGCGCTCGGCAGATACGTGTACGGCGACCCGTTCGCCGACCGTGCCCCCGTCCGCAAGGGGGCCTGA
- a CDS encoding polyprenyl synthetase family protein: MSSTTGTRGESVTPANPAIDTVAHTADVTALLERGRAMSAPVLRAAVDRLAPPMDTVAAYHFGWIDAQGRPADGDGGKAVRPALALLSAEVAGASAETGLPGAVAVELVHNFSLLHDDLMDGDEQRRHRDTVWKVHGPAQAILVGDALFALANEILLELGTVEAGRAARRLTTATRKLIDGQAQDISYEHRERVTVEECLEMEGNKTGALLACAVSIGAVLGGADDRTADTLEAYGYHLGLAFQAVDDLLGIWGDPEATGKQTWSDLRQRKKSLPVVAALAAGGPASERLGELLAADAKSTDFESFSEEEFAARAALIEEAGGREWTAEEARRQHAVAIQALHGVDMPEQVRAQLTALADFVVVRKR, translated from the coding sequence ATGAGCAGTACCACCGGAACAAGAGGAGAGTCAGTGACCCCGGCGAATCCGGCTATCGACACCGTGGCACACACCGCGGACGTCACCGCGCTTCTGGAGCGCGGACGGGCCATGTCAGCGCCGGTGCTGCGGGCTGCCGTGGACCGGCTCGCGCCGCCCATGGACACCGTCGCCGCCTATCACTTCGGCTGGATCGACGCCCAGGGCCGCCCCGCCGACGGCGACGGCGGCAAGGCGGTGCGCCCCGCGCTCGCCCTGCTGTCCGCCGAGGTGGCGGGTGCGTCGGCCGAGACCGGTCTGCCCGGCGCCGTGGCGGTCGAACTCGTGCACAACTTCTCGCTGCTGCACGACGACCTGATGGACGGTGACGAGCAGCGCCGCCACCGGGACACCGTATGGAAGGTGCACGGCCCGGCCCAGGCGATCCTGGTCGGCGACGCGCTGTTCGCGCTCGCCAACGAGATCCTGCTGGAGCTCGGCACCGTCGAGGCGGGCCGGGCGGCCCGCCGGCTGACCACCGCCACCCGGAAGCTGATCGACGGTCAGGCCCAGGACATCTCCTACGAGCACCGCGAGCGGGTCACCGTCGAGGAGTGCCTGGAGATGGAGGGCAACAAGACGGGCGCCCTGCTCGCCTGCGCCGTCTCCATCGGTGCGGTCCTGGGCGGCGCCGACGACCGCACCGCCGACACCCTGGAGGCGTACGGCTACCACCTCGGTCTCGCCTTCCAGGCCGTCGACGACCTGCTCGGCATCTGGGGCGACCCGGAGGCCACCGGCAAGCAGACCTGGAGCGATCTGCGCCAGCGCAAGAAGTCCCTGCCGGTCGTCGCCGCGCTCGCCGCGGGCGGCCCGGCCTCCGAGCGCCTGGGCGAACTGCTCGCCGCCGACGCGAAGAGCACCGACTTCGAGAGCTTCTCCGAAGAGGAGTTCGCCGCCCGTGCGGCGCTCATCGAGGAGGCGGGCGGCCGTGAGTGGACCGCCGAGGAAGCCCGTCGGCAGCACGCGGTCGCCATCCAGGCTCTGCACGGTGTCGACATGCCTGAACAGGTGCGGGCGCAGCTCACGGCGCTCGCCGACTTCGTCGTCGTACGAAAGAGATGA
- the hpnE gene encoding hydroxysqualene dehydroxylase HpnE yields the protein MSDRSTHSSRTVVVGGGLAGITTALRLADGGVDVTLLEGRPRLGGLAFSFRRGELSVDNGQHVYLRCCTGYRWFLDRIDGARLAPLQDRLDVPVLDVGRAAGPRLGRLRRTGLPVPLHLAAGLAAYPHLSIAEKASVGRAALALGRLDPADPALDGIDFGTWLGRHGQSPRTIEALWDLVGVATLNATAANASMALAAMVFKTGLLSEPGAADIGWAAVPLGELHDTLARKALDAAGVRTELRTRVESLARTQDGRWAVETGSERIEAENVVLAVPQGETHGLLPEGALHDPDRLLDIGTAPILNVHVVYDRKVLRRPFFAALGSPVQWVFDRTESSGLRGAGQYLAVSQSAAQDEIDLPVAELRRRYLPELERLLPAARGAGIRDFFVTRERTATFAPTPGVGRLRPGTRTRAPGLHLAGAWTATGWPATMEGAVRSGISAADAALGALGRSHEHPLQEAE from the coding sequence GTGAGCGACCGGAGCACGCACTCCTCCCGCACGGTGGTGGTCGGTGGCGGCCTCGCCGGGATCACCACGGCCCTGCGTCTCGCGGACGGCGGAGTCGACGTGACACTCCTCGAAGGACGGCCCCGGCTCGGCGGCCTCGCCTTCTCCTTCCGCCGCGGAGAGCTCAGCGTCGACAACGGCCAGCACGTCTACCTGCGCTGCTGCACGGGCTACCGCTGGTTCCTCGACCGGATCGACGGTGCCCGTCTCGCCCCGCTCCAGGACCGCCTCGATGTTCCCGTGCTCGACGTCGGAAGGGCCGCGGGCCCCCGCCTCGGCAGGCTGCGCCGTACCGGCCTGCCCGTACCCCTGCATCTGGCGGCGGGGCTCGCCGCCTACCCGCACCTCTCGATCGCCGAGAAGGCGAGCGTCGGTCGCGCCGCACTCGCACTCGGCCGTCTCGACCCGGCGGACCCGGCACTCGACGGGATCGACTTCGGTACCTGGCTCGGCCGCCACGGTCAGTCACCCCGCACCATCGAGGCGCTGTGGGACCTCGTCGGCGTGGCCACGCTCAACGCCACCGCCGCGAACGCCTCCATGGCGCTGGCCGCCATGGTCTTCAAGACGGGGCTGCTGTCCGAGCCCGGCGCGGCCGACATCGGCTGGGCGGCCGTGCCGCTCGGCGAGCTCCACGACACCCTCGCACGCAAGGCGCTCGACGCCGCCGGAGTGCGGACGGAGCTGCGTACCCGGGTCGAGTCCCTGGCCCGGACCCAGGACGGCCGCTGGGCCGTGGAGACGGGCAGCGAGCGGATCGAGGCGGAGAACGTCGTCCTCGCCGTGCCCCAGGGCGAGACCCACGGCCTGCTGCCCGAAGGCGCGCTGCACGATCCGGACCGGCTGCTGGACATCGGCACCGCGCCCATTTTGAACGTGCACGTCGTCTACGACCGCAAGGTGCTGCGCAGGCCGTTCTTCGCCGCACTCGGCTCGCCGGTCCAGTGGGTCTTCGACCGCACCGAGTCCTCCGGGCTGCGGGGTGCCGGTCAGTATCTCGCGGTGTCCCAGTCGGCGGCCCAGGACGAGATCGACCTCCCCGTCGCCGAACTTCGCCGGCGCTATCTGCCCGAGCTGGAACGGCTTCTTCCGGCCGCTCGCGGGGCAGGTATCCGCGACTTCTTCGTTACCCGGGAGCGCACCGCGACGTTCGCTCCCACCCCCGGTGTCGGCCGGCTCAGGCCGGGCACCCGGACCCGCGCTCCCGGTCTCCATCTGGCCGGAGCATGGACCGCAACCGGCTGGCCCGCGACGATGGAGGGCGCGGTGCGCAGCGGAATCAGCGCCGCGGACGCCGCCCTCGGCGCTCTCGGCCGCTCCCATGAACATCCGCTGCAGGAGGCGGAATGA